From the genome of Syngnathoides biaculeatus isolate LvHL_M chromosome 4, ASM1980259v1, whole genome shotgun sequence:
CCGGGGTCACCTCTCTGACGGCTGAGCCATCGTGCCTCACGcaagcccccccctccccgagaTGAGGTTGCGAGAGAACTTCGGAATGCTACAAGTGCGTTTGAGCGGAGCGCACGTAAGAACGAGCGGCGGTCGACCTTGACGGCGAAACTATGCCTGGACTCCCCCCTCCCCGCTTCCCCACGTTTCCTTCTCGTCTTCTACCTCTGCTGGTCTTTCTAAGTGGTCTCAAAGGAATGCTCTCTGGTCCAATAACCCAGGAGGCATCTCGGAGATGAGAGCGAGGCGAGAAGAACAAGAAGGCTGGTGGGGAgcggtgggggttgggggtggggggcacagaagaagaagaagaagaagaagagggcaAATTAAGATGCACGGCGATAAGTTGGCAAAGTGCAGAAAGTCCAATTTGTGATATCGCGAGATGGATTGACGCCCGCTTTTGTAGGTTTTGATCATTCTCAacagggtgggggtgggggtgggggggttgtttaTTTTGTCATGCCATGGCTCTTCCTCTGCGTAATTACAAAGCCACAACAGATGCCAGGCTAACCATGCAGAAAATGAAGCCACTGGCACACACGCGCGGCGTGCTGGCATTTTCATCGAATTTTCTTAACTGCACTCTTCCACAAGCGAGTCCAACCTGAggaattgacccccccccccccatcccccgtTCCCAATTCCCAGCCCGCCCTTTGGTGCTGTTCAGTGAAGACGCTTTGATGATTAGCACTCGACGGATAACTTAACAGGAGCGtgaatcatttgcattttttttttttaaatcttgctgccccccccaccaccaattAGTCATAACATGTAATTTTTCAaaccagcatcctcaaggccttttttttttttttttttttttttcgtgaaagCGACGTTCCACGCAGAACTGGACGCGTCCTGTGGGCGGGCACACCCGGATTCGGGTTTacttgggggggcgggggggagcgAGGCCCTCACACACCTTGTCGTGCTCCACAAAGTCCACGAAGGCCGTCCGCTCCACTTCCACGGGCTGCCCGTGGCGGTCGTAGAGCGCCAGCACGAAGTGGAAGAAGTTGGACTTGCGCAGGTTGGAAGGAGGCTGCTTCTCGAAGTGAGCTCTGGACAGCGCCACGCCGCTAGTGggggtggaagggggggggggacacacacgcAGGTGCACGCAGTTAGCCTGTCACGTCACGACTTGGGCAGTCATGTGACTAAACCGCACGTGCTCTCTCAAATGCAAAAACATTGGGCCGTTGCATTCTGCGTGAAACACAGcccacaaaatgccagaagGTTCCCCCCAGTAATCGTTATGAATATTGAATTTCATTATCATCAAAATAGTTGTTCAGACTTTTTGAACGCACCTTCCTTCCAAATCAGAGTTTGAAAGTTCAGTAATCACAACTTGGCAGCGTTccaaatttggatttttccaagtACTGCAAAAACATTctcaattataataataataataataataataatcaaacatGTTAAATAGTGACAACAAGGAGGAGGCGTGAGTCTTCATTATGCAGAAAATAAGTGGTGCCATTTTATTCATTGATAATTGAAACGAATGAATTGATAGTGTCAAAGAAAGGTGAATAAAACTGCacacttgatttatttttgttgatttaaaattgatttaaaatgttgttGATTGAAAATTCACACATTCTTTTCGTGCAGCATTCTAGTAGtttgttttatgaaataaaaaagattgTAGAGGAGGATAATCTCTCACATCTCAAATTGTAATCTATTGAACTGTCAGTGTGTAAATTTTTCTTGAACATATTGTGCATGACATCAAATTTATGTTAATCTTTTTTCTTCAGCATTATTACTTTTATATTAAGTGAAACGgtcgtttccccccccccctctaaacTTTTCAAGCACGGCAGGAAAAGCACACGAGTCGTCTTTAGATCATTAAAATGAGATGCAAGAGTCAACTAAGAACATTTCTTGCCgattcaaaatattgtttttttaattgaagatttccatttatttttcatattagAAAAATTGTGGATTccgctttaaaaacaaaaagttcccCAAAACATTTAGTATTTCATTTCCAATTTTGTGGAGTTGACTTTATATTTCGCtgacattacaaaataaaaacaattgcgCCATATGTGTACATTGCACACAAAatcttttgccattattttgacaccattttgtgtgtatatataatattatattatataacggGCCTTGTTTAATGTGTGCTTTTCGCCCTTTACAATGAAGACCTGAGTCCGATTTTGAAGAGAGTTTTGCAGCGCTTTTCATAAGAAAACAATTGCGGCACTTTTGTCAAGTTTTGAAAAGCCACCGAGCAGGCGGATGaggtgcggttttttttttgtttgtttgttttttttacctttgcgCCGCGACGTTGGCGTCCACCACGCCGACGTTCCGCACCCAAGAGCGGACCGGATCCATCTCCTCTCCGAGACTTCGCTCTTTTAATCCGCTGACTTCTCGCATCAAATGCTCCTGGATGCTGAACATTTAAAGCCCTGTCCCGAGCGGTGCAGGGTGCACTTTTTTGAAAGTCGACCGAAAGTCAGCCGGGGGAGCCAAAGCCCTTAAGCGAACACACCCGCAGAAAAATAAACGCTGCGCTCCTCCGGGGCGCAGCAAgaacgggaggggggggggaggggggggggaagaaaggaGCTAAGGGTGCTGATGTGGTGAGATGTTTTTGGAGTTTGTCTCCCTACGAATCCACTGGCGCTCGCGTTTAAAGGTGGAGCGATGTGAATAAAAGCATCCCGTCACAGTCGCCGATCGCGGTCCGAGGAGTCGAACTGCACCGCCCAACTCCGGAGAGTGCGCAAGATGGTGCGCGAGTCTGCTTGGTGGCCGGAGCGAGCGAGAGCAGAGCGGCTCCGACGTGGGCCCGGGAGGCTTGCAGTGAGCCGCTGCGCCGAAGCATGAATGAGGATGCTGCGTGGAAGAGGAGGGGCCTCCGCTGCCATATgttgcgggtggggggggggggagcatccCGTTGTTTGGACCGCGGCCACGTTCAGCATCCACACCCGACAGACTCACGCCAACTTCTCACACTCCAAACACCTCCTGCATGCTTGGCTCGGCACCGAGCGTTTTCCGCACCTGTAGGCGTGCAGCaagcaccctttttttttttttttttttttgcgcaataACACCAACTGCTCTCGTTTTTGgctttttcaaaacatgttGCGCCAACATCCACTTTGGGTTTGGCGAGCGTTGGACGCGCACGAGCGCATGGTCCAACACTCCCATCCGTTGGTGCACAATTCCCTCTTCGCATTCTTCACGCGTTCCAAGAAGTCGTggctacgttttttttttttttttttaatatggttcTTGAAAAAGTGATAGAAGCCAACGAAATAAGTCGGACATGTTCCGTTTCCTCCTTTCTCCCCTCATCAAGTTTCACCCAAGCCAGCCTGATTCATTCCCCCTCAGCCTTTTGTCTCAGTGGCCGAGACAAAGTCAGAATCTCCCCCTGCACCATCTGCCGGCAGCAGGGGGACAAAGTCAGATGTTTCCCCCACCCCAACACCTCCTCCCGCCTGCGTTATTGTGGCCTTGTCCCCCCTGCACACGTCCCCTTCCACCgtaaagtctgcacaccctttTGGAACATTCCTTCACTCGCTCTTCGCGAAGGATGGGAAAGGAAGGTGCTCCGTTCCATTTTCAAGGAAGAAGGCCGTCCAGTAAATAAAACTTTTGACATTTCCTAAAGGCAGAGGCAAAGAGACCAAAAAGTTGAGCGCGTGGCCCGATTGACAGAGTACACACAacgatgacagagtaccaagagaggaactgtgtagtgcatgtgcaagtccggtgtggcggaaaaATGTGTTAGAAccgtacaggacatgtatggggACAGCAGAActgcggtgagatgtgctgtaggtttgtcagaagaatttagggtggaggtgggagtgcatcagggatccgctctgagccccttcctgattgcGGTAGTATTGGATAGGCTgactgatgaggttagactggaatccccttggactatgatgttcgcagatgatattgtgatctgcagtgaaagcagggagcaggcggaagaacaattagaaagatggagggatggactggaaaggaaaggaaaggaaaggaaaggaaaggaaaggaaaggaaaggaaaggaaaggaaggaatattagctgaagtaaaacagaatatatgtgcattaatGAGAGGGGCAGTGGGGGTAGAGTgatgctccagggagaagagatggcgagggtggacgacttcaaatacttggggtcaacaatgcagagcaatggagagtgtggtaaaggaagtgaagaaacgcgtccaagcaagatggaacagttggcagaaggtgtctggtgttctatgtgacagaagagtctccgctaggatgaagggcgaagtctataaaacagcggtgaggccggccaagatgattagagacggtggcactgaagagacaacaggaagcagaactggaggtggcagaaatgaagatgttgaggttctcgctcggagtgagcaggttggatgggatgagaaatgagctcattagggggacatccaaagttgggatattttggagacaaggttcgagagagcagacttcgatcgtttgaacatgtccagaggcgagagagtgagtatgttggtcgaagggtgctgaggatggagctgccaggcaaaagagcgagaggacgaccaaagaaaaggttgatggatgttgcgagggaggacatgaagaccgCGAATGTTCGTGGGGAAAATGCAccagatgggcttagatggaaaaaggtgacgcGCTCTGgcggcccctaacgggacaagccgaaaggaaaagaagaagaagaatgacgaTGTATGGAAGGACTGAAACAGCTCATCAACATAAACTGATTACTGGTGCTCTGCAGGTGGATTTTGGATTGTACTTCCTGCATCAAACATGGTCCATTTGCATCCCCTCAAAGACGGCGCTAGTATCAGATTCGAAGCCCAAACGGGAAGCTGAGAGTTGTGAACCTTTCTTCTCCGTCCAATTTCAAAAGCACTCGGCCCTCGTGAGGCTCACGTGAAGGTGAACTGGAGCCTTTGGGTAAGAGGTAAGGTGCACCCTCGACCGGTCGGGGCACATAAACGGCCACTCACGCCCACGTgcgcacctatggacaatttccaGTCTTCCATGaagcaaatgtgattttgaaatCTGGGCTATCGCAAggaaaacgtgcaaacttcGCGCACGGAAGGCCACAGCGGAGATTCTAACCTCACAATGCCAGGCAGACGTGAGAACAGCGAGACacttaaatgtactttttgtaaCGTCTTgtgagaaaatgaatcaagtcaCTAACACCAAATCGATCATCAAACTCATCGACATCCATCGATCGGtcactttgaattttttttaaaaatatcaatagTGACTGTGCTACTTTACACTTAGGCTAGTCAACCAGTCGATGAGTTGACTTCCTAACAACAGCTGCATCGACGTTGAAATCTGAAGTCGACTAATCGCTAATGACGTGTTTTTTCGCGTCTTGTCTTCCAGGCTGACCCTCGACAGGTTCTGTTGAGCAAATGTACGGCCAACAAATCCACCGCGGGTCCGACGGTGCGAAAATAAGTTCTGGATGCGAATAGCCGTTCTAATATTCGTCGCGGTGGTCGCGGGATGACTCGATTTCAGGCGAGGAACGAAGCTAACGGCGCAACGTGACGCGCCGTGTTTGTGGGAAAATATTACGTATGTTTGTACGTGTGATAACGAGATCTTTATCTGTTATGGAGGTTGTCAGATACGATGCACACTAACGTACCAACGCTTGTGTCAGGAAATGTGGAAATATTTTAACCGAAAATTAGACTGGTAGCTGCAAAAAGCTGTAATATTACAAGATAAAagatgtctccccccccccccagagtaaAGGCAGAAAAGGTCAAGAAGAATGTGAAATACAAGCAAAAAAGTGAAGATtttagtgggaaaaaaatacccaacTAATTAATCAAGTCAAATTTATGCTTATATACCAGTATAAACACTTAAAAACAAACGGTTcttaaagaaatgtaaatatattgaacttaaaagtgaaatacaagTGAACTGTCACTTATGTAGACCACTAGAGGGCGCCAGCGTACCACAAGTGGTGCCCATACGACACACCACATgattaatgtgtgtgtgcgtgtgtgtgtgtgtgtgtggtgtgtgtgtgtgtgtgtgtgtgtgtgtgtgtgtgtgtgtgtgtgtgtgtgtgtgtgtgtgtgtgtgtgtgtgtgtgtgtgtgtgtgttggaggcaGCAGCTGGTCTCAGTCGAACAGCAGAACTAATTTGAACCCCGCCACCATCCACCATTGATCGCTAGTCTAtcagcttgttttgttttgttttgttttgagtgcTTATTAAGATTCATTTCCCCCTTTGGCGCATGCTCAATTTATTAAAGAACAAAAGCTCCCAAATATTTTTCTGTCAAATTCACGAGACCGAGGTAGCAGTCATTCATTTTGATCAGATGAGGTGCAGAATTTGATTCATATCACTAAAACGTTCTCTCGTCACTTCTGTCACTCTTATCATCAccattatcattatcattattattattatgtggaCTTGAATCAGCTAATAGTTAAACATTTGATATAATGTTATTACAATTGATATACCGTAATGAGTTTCCCGCTGGGCCAAGCTTTAAATGAGGTGATCCGCACGTATTTAAGTCGTAAAATGAAACGGGAGTTGAGATGAAAAAcccaaaatattaatattaatgtgGAGAAAAAAGTCCAATACTTTTCAAGAGAAGGCTTGTCAAAAGGGGTCAATGTGCATCACTACTCAGTCCTGACTGGATTTTGAAAAGTCCGAAAACTCCACAGGTTGTGGCGCTGCGTACTTTTATTAACTTGTGTATTAGCGCCACCTACTGGTTGCATCGAGAAAACTGCGGGTGTCAAATCTAACTCAAGAGAATGAGTTGCACTGTACGCAAATttgtacccccaccccccaaaaaattggtgCTCTTAGTCAAACTTATCATTGcggtgttgagaattttaaaatcaatgttGCAAGGGGAAAAATTAATTTTGGTGCTGTTCAAAGAGAGAAGTGAGGATTCTGAGGGCCCAGGATATGATTTGTAATTTGCATGATTgcgtgatatatatatatattttttttacagggcccatccatctattttatttgacgcttatcctcacgagggttgcagggagcgctggagcctatcccatctgtcaacgggcaggaggcagggtataccctgaactggtcaccagccaatcacagggcacatcgagacaaacagccacactcacaatcgcacctacgggcaatttagagtgtccaattaatgttgcatgtttctgggatgtgggaggaaaccggattgcccggaggaaacccaaacAGCCACGGGGATAAcaatcaaactccacacaggcggggccaggatcgaacctgggtcctcagaactgtgaagcagacggttttaccacctgatccaccgtgccgagcAATAATGATATTTATAATAATCATGTTTTTGATCGCAGATGCAAAATtgcactagttttttttttttgccgtgtgCGTGCGCATACGTGTtggtactttcattttttttttttttttctacacatgaTGCAACACCTTTGGTGTTTGACTCATCAGTCAGCcaattcgcccccccccccacacacacacacaaaataataatttccgtTATCTTCCTTAATCTCAGTACGATTTATCATCTTTTATTTGCAGATTCACCAACATGCATTCACTTTCGattataaatctgaaaaaaaatttgctgcTACTTCAGATGCTCCGGCAGACATCTTGCAGGGAGAGGAATGAGGAAGGgatatttaaaaagagaaatatttattttcaaagtcgGAGAATATCACACGAGCGCAAGTGCGAGCAACATTTGTGCACTCGccggatggaaaaaaaaaaataaaataaaataataaagggGCAATGCAACGTTTTTAGAATTTTGTTTTATACATGATCGAATGGGTATCAGATCCACTGCCATTATTTTTTAAGTTTTCTTTAAAAAGGCCTTTTACAGCAAATTCATAAAAGAAACCGATGGATTAAATTGATCCCTTGCGCGTGGTCacgctttgttttgtttcagtttttttttttttttttttttaaatatcagctTCACTCCTCGGTGAAGAGCATATGCCCAGAGAAGTAGCTGTCTTTGGTCATGCCATTGCCACCGTAGTTAGCCACGAGCCATATCCTGTCCCCCCGCGCCAGCTTGATGTAAGTGCTCCCGCTGGCCGAGATGTAACCTTCCTGCCGGGTGGTGAACGAGTGCAAAACCATCTCTCCGTTTCGCATCAGGTCCACGCTGGCGGAGCGCTCGTAGATGGTGCAGTAGAACTGGAATTCGTACACCCCCGGATACGTGCACGTGAACACGCCCGTCTCGGTGTCGTAGCTCCTCTGCCCGTTGTAGATGATGTCGCGGAAGGGGATGGGAACGCCGGGTCTGGGGAAGTTATCGCTCAGTCGTACTGAGAAGGCCACTTTCTGGTTAGTGGAGCCGTAGGAACCTGGAGGTCCTGACGAGAAATAACATCGGGAACAGAACTTTGCCACTTTGCCACCTGGCCATTTGAGTGATCGTTGGATTTACCAGGCGGTCCGGCAGGTCCAGGGGGTCCAGGGGGTCCAGCGTATGGACGTGACATGCCTTGCCATGGTTGCCATCCTGACCAGGGAGCTGCAATCAATTCATGGGTGGCAGCAGTTAGTCAAAAATACAATCTTGggtgaattattttcacagatATGAGAAATTGCAGTTGAACGCGAGAACCGTTTCAGTCGCTCAACACGACACAACGAATCACAAATGATTTCGCTTGCGGTAACGTATTTTGGACAGTTTGCGAACAAATTCACAAGCGGGAGTCAAATATCTTGATGTGTCCGGCGCATACCTTGGGTGGGCTTGGCTGTGGGGGTCATGGGGTCATAAAATCCATATGCTGGAACACGCACAACAGTCAAgtcaaatcatttgaaaacagaaggaCCATTTTTTCCAAAAGCGTTCATCCGAGGGGACTCACGGGTGTCCGTCCACGGAGTGAGGTCAAACTCGGGGATGTCCCTGCAATCGGCGTAACCGTTGCCCCGTGGACGGAACAGGAAAGGTTTGTCTGGAATTTCGGTGATGCCGGTGTTGTCGCAGATAATGCGGGATAAGGAGGTCGTCATCAGGGAGGCCCTCTGGGACTTGGTGAAGACTCCTTCGTTTTCCCACCAAAATCTGAGAAGAGTATTTCGTCAGCGAGTTTGTATTTGGGAGCGTCTTGAAGACATGGATTTATTCTCGTGTCTTTTACCGGTCTCCCGCTCTAATGTTGCTGAACTGGATTCCAATCAGGCAGGCAAACAATTCCCCAACTCTTCCTCCTTTCACCAGGGGCTCGGCAATTCCTCCCATGAATACGTCGATGTTCTCGGGCGTGCCGTACAGATCCAGAAACCTCCTGGCCAAGTCCTTATTTTTCAGCACGTCAGCCAGCTCCTCCTCGTTTTGCGGTTGCGACAACCCGCAGAACTTGCGCCACTGGTTGTATCCTGACAACAAGGAGGAAATAACATGAGAAAAATCCGGTCGCCGGTTGTGGAAAGCGGGAAGACGGGGAACAAATACCGGGGATGCCGTGTTCGCGCGCCCGCTGCATGTTGAGAGACCCCAGATCCAGGGCCATCTCGAAAGAGAATTTGAACAGCATATCTCTCAGCTCGTCGGTCATGATGGCATCTTGAACGTTCAACTTCGCCGGCCGACCCACGAGGCCTCTCAGGATCGGGTCGATGCCACCTGAAATCGTCCGCAGATATGAGAACGCGCAAGGGTGTCTGATTAAAAAGCCGCCGCAGACGTCGTCCGCACCTTCAAAGACGACCCTCCACGGTGTGTTCAAGGCTGTGTGCAGCAACGGAGAGGGGTACAACGGGTGGTCCTCGTAGGCCGCATTAAGACGGAAAGCAAACGGTTGAATCATTGAGTGGCCGTAGCGATAGGCGGCTGTTCCGAACACGTTGGCGATAGACGGGTCTATGAATTTATCATAGCCGGGGTAAGTGGAGAGCTTCTTGGCTACCACCTCCGGACCAACTATGGCGCCAAGATAGTCTCGGAACGTAATAACCtgcgaaacaacaacaacaaaaatgtcaagagTGGAATTCATCAAGCCAGATCGTGGTTTATGTGACTGAGTCAGCCAAGCTCAAACCTGGAGATATCCGCCCACGATCTTGCGGGTTTCCTGGTAGATTCTCTCTCCGTTCCACTCCGGATTCAGCTTGGCCAGGGCTCGAGCAAGACGGTTGTGCTCACGTAAGAACAATGTGTGCAGCGAGGTCAGAAGAATGTTCTCAGTGGAGCGTTCGTCACCTTCAAAGTTGACATAAGGTAAATGGAGAAACTCCGACAGAGAACAAACCCAATCGGGTTGTCGGACCTGACCGCTCACCTGCAAAAAAGCAGAGCACTTCTTCTGCGTTTTTGTCGTTCGTGATACGAGCTCGGGTCGCGCATATGTTGGCCATGGCCTTAGTGAAAGGCAGGAGTTCTCGGCCTTTGTCGGTGAACTGTTCATTGACCCTCAACAAGCCCTCGTCTGTGGTCAGGTCACGGAGTTCTAGCGCTTCTTCTTCCTCGGAGCCGTACACCTGACTCGCATCGAGGAAAGCCGTGAGGGCGTTCAGCTGCTGTCGCACGGTTGCAGCGCCGAAGATGAAGCCCGTGTTGCCAGATCCGCAAGTCGCCGTCGACCGAAAGAAGGGGATGCACTCTTGGGTGCCGAAACGTGGGTCGTCCTTGGGAATCTGGTCAGAGGGTAAGCGCCGGTGAGTGCGTTTGCGTAGGCGTGCTTATAACGTGCGAGCCAGACCGCACAGTAGACGACTGACCAGGATGGGGAAGCAAGGCTCGGTCCGCTCGCACGTCTCATCGCAGTCGATACCATTGCTGAACGATCGGATGACCGGGGTTATCGGCGCTAAGGTCTGGTCGTGGTCCGTCCATTGTCCAAAGACGGGCAGCAGGTGAGAGTAGACGTTGTCGTTCACTACCTCATTGATGGCTGTGGCGAGGAGGCGGTTGGACACATCTCTGACCTAAAACAATACACCGAAAGACGTCCATTTCAATCGGACGCCGGCATTTGGCGAAGAGGCGGAATAGAATGGATCATACCAAAGGGAGAAAGAAACCATTGATTCTGATGGGGTCCCACCCTCGGGGCAGCGAGATACCGTCCTGGTATTCGGCAGGAAGCCAGCGCGCGAACGGTGTGTTTGAGGCTCCCCATCGAGGATTGTGCCTAGAGGCGAGTGCAATTGAGCAAGGCCTCCATCGGCGATGTTTGTATTTGCAGTCATAACTAATAAAAGCCCGGAGCCTTACTCGTTGTTGCAAACGCCGCTTGCAGTGCGAAAGACGTTAAGGTTGGGGGTCGTCTTGCACGAGGGGACGCGCTGTCGAGGCGAGCAGCCCGTCAGTTCCGAAATGAACTCCAGATCTTCCTCGGACAGCAGATCTACGACAAAATCATAGCACCGGTGACCCGACAGTCTACACAAGTATGCCCGCGGTTTGAGTCCCTTTTCCGTCCCTCATTACAAAACACACTAACATACCGGTTTTGTCTTACGTATGGGATCTTTCCGAAGTATAACACGTAAGAGTTTGAATGTAGAACCGTTGAATGCAAGCCGAAACGGATGCCCCGCTTCGGAGAGTCCAGAACATTGAGAACTGACTAATAACGAGGCATTAGTTCCACTCACCTGTGGCGTTGATGGAACGCCTTTGACGTCTTTCTGCcgaccttttgatgatattcagCGCGGTGTCCATATAGTCGGCCGATCGGGCCACCTCGCGGGTAACTCCCGTCGGGTGCTTGAGAAAGCGCAACACATCCTCGGCTCTGGCTCCGTTGCGTCGAATGCGGTTGAGGCATCTGCAGGACCAAAAGGTCACGTTTACCACCTCTTGTTGTTCACCACAGAATTGCAGGAAGTAATTGTTCGGTACGCAAGCTGACAGCCGTCGACTGATCTGTGGTGCGGTGCGCGTTGGTTTGGCGACCGTCTCCTTGAGCGGGCGATCGGTGGGAAACTGGTTTTGATGCGACTCAAAATCATAATCTCCATCGCACGGCATCACCGCAGCCTAGCCTAACGTTGCAGCGAGGCAGGAGCTCATCGAATTGGAGCGGGGGCGGGTCTTGGCGAGAAAAGGGCGTGCGAGTTCTCAGAACGTCTTTGAACCGGGACATTCCTGTTCCGGGTGTTCAgtcttttgtcatttgtatCGCATCTCGTTAAAGTGTTTCGCTTTTGTTcatgtgttttctgaaatgtgtttcagtttttgctcatttgttttcccataacttcattgtgtggttgaTCATCTTTATTCGTcgatagtttccacagctctggacattgcctttgttcttaaaaaatggagaCTAatcacacttttcttccattcttctggaatcttctctcccgctagtattccattgaataagttggtcaaaaactccgcaGCCGCCTCTCCCAATTGCTtccatcgggaccaactgtctttccatttttcattcggTTCAGTGCCTTTCGAGCTGAGACAGCGACATCTAGTGGCAGATAGAATCATTAAATTCCtctccactagatggcaggCGCGCGTGGTGTATcagaattggcctcacagttctgaggatccgagTTCAATccaagccccgcctgtgtggagtttgcatgttctccctgtgcctgcgtggcttttctccgggcacttccgGTTTCCTCaaacatcgcaaaaacatgcaacattaatttaacactctaaattgcccctgatcgtgagcgcggctgtttgtgccgtgcgattggctggcgaccggttcagggtgtacccagtctcctgcctgttgacagctgggataggctccagcactcccccgcgaccctcacgaggataagcagctaaaaaaacggatggacggatagCTGGCAGACGTTCCACTGCAATTTCACACCAAATTGACGGTCATCAGTTCATCGACCAGCGAGTTTCGAAAAAAcgcgaacatgcaaacgccgcacCGTGTCGATATGTTCCCAGCTATAAGAGTAACGTCAGCAGAATGtctgagatgtttttgttttttttttaatttcaagaaaTGCTTTCTTTTGTTCCGCTAATGTTGCTTGGCATTACGAGAAATAATTAAAGGTTAGCGCTGACTGGTCTATCTTGTTCCCCCCCCACGTTCAGTCCA
Proteins encoded in this window:
- the LOC133499055 gene encoding eosinophil peroxidase-like, translating into MFLRACVLLAVLCLQWQLNAQHLSRSTIEKAVQEAISRVDSAYEYSRQECLNRIRRNGARAEDVLRFLKHPTGVTREVARSADYMDTALNIIKRSAERRQRRSINATDLLSEEDLEFISELTGCSPRQRVPSCKTTPNLNVFRTASGVCNNEHNPRWGASNTPFARWLPAEYQDGISLPRGWDPIRINGFFLPLVRDVSNRLLATAINEVVNDNVYSHLLPVFGQWTDHDQTLAPITPVIRSFSNGIDCDETCERTEPCFPILIPKDDPRFGTQECIPFFRSTATCGSGNTGFIFGAATVRQQLNALTAFLDASQVYGSEEEEALELRDLTTDEGLLRVNEQFTDKGRELLPFTKAMANICATRARITNDKNAEEVLCFFAGDERSTENILLTSLHTLFLREHNRLARALAKLNPEWNGERIYQETRKIVGGYLQVITFRDYLGAIVGPEVVAKKLSTYPGYDKFIDPSIANVFGTAAYRYGHSMIQPFAFRLNAAYEDHPLYPSPLLHTALNTPWRVVFEGGIDPILRGLVGRPAKLNVQDAIMTDELRDMLFKFSFEMALDLGSLNMQRAREHGIPGYNQWRKFCGLSQPQNEEELADVLKNKDLARRFLDLYGTPENIDVFMGGIAEPLVKGGRVGELFACLIGIQFSNIRAGDRFWWENEGVFTKSQRASLMTTSLSRIICDNTGITEIPDKPFLFRPRGNGYADCRDIPEFDLTPWTDTPYGFYDPMTPTAKPTQAPWSGWQPWQGMSRPYAGPPGPPGPAGPPGPPGSYGSTNQKVAFSVRLSDNFPRPGVPIPFRDIIYNGQRSYDTETGVFTCTYPGVYEFQFYCTIYERSASVDLMRNGEMVLHSFTTRQEGYISASGSTYIKLARGDRIWLVANYGGNGMTKDSYFSGHMLFTEE